The Pseudomonas nunensis genome includes the window TCGACAGCAAGGGCCGCTTGTACAAAGTGGTCAAGTTCGCCAGCGACATCACCAATCAGGTCACCACCCTGCAAACCGCCGCCGAATCGGCCCATAGCACTTCGGTACAAAACGACGCCTGTGCGCAGAAAGGTTCCCAGGTGGTTCAGCAAACGGTGCAGATCATCCAGGACATTTCCCGCGACCTCAACGAAGCCGCCGAGAGCATCGATGCGGTGAGCAAACAGTCCGACATCATCGGCACCATCGTCCAGACCATTCGCGGCATCGCCGACCAGACCAACCTGCTGGCGCTCAACGCCGCCATCGAAGCGGCCCGGGCCGGGGAGCATGGACGCGGGTTCGCGGTGGTCGCCGATGAAGTGCGCAGCCTCGCGGCACGTACCAGTCAGGCGACGCTGGAGATTGTCGAAGTGGTGCGCAAGAACCACGATTTGTCGTTGAGCGCGGTGTCGAGCATGCAATCAAGCCTGAGCCGCACCGGGTTAGGCGTGGAACTGGCGAACGAAGCGGGGGAGGTGATCCTGGAAATTCAACAAGGGTCGCGGCATGTGGTGGATGCGATCAGCCAGTTCAACTCGACGTTGCAATTGAACTGATCCAAGAACACCACAAACCCAATGTGGGAGCGGGCTTGCTCGCGAAGGCGTCGTGTCAGTCAACATCACTGGTATCTGACACACCACCTTCGCGAGCAAGCCCGCTCCCACAGGGTTTTGTGTGGTGGCTTAAAGCGAAGCCAGGAACTTGTCGACCACCTGAGGCCCATCAGCCTTCTCGGTACTGCCGTTTTCCTTGTCAGCCTGGGCCAGTTTCATCTTGTCCTGGATGCGCTCGGCGATTTCTTTGCCAATCGCCAGTTGTTGCGCCGGCGGCATGGCTTGCAGCTGATCTTCGGTGATGCCCATTTCTTTCAGAATACTGTCGCGCAGCCGCTGTTCCGGCGTTTTGCTCATGTAGTCCTTGAAGTCGGTCATGGCCGAGCTGTCGGTGGATTTGGTCTTGTTATCGTCCGGGACGGACGCTTGCAGGCCCACGCGGGTTTTCGCGAACGCTTCGTCAACGTTATCGCTGATGGTGCTCGCCGCGCTGATTTGCTGGGTGGCGTTGTTCAGGCCGGACGACTGCACATTGGTGCTGTCCTGCTTGATTTGCGCCACGGTGTTTTGCGCGTTCTGGATCAAACCACTGTACAGCGCACTGGCGGCGGCCGTGGTCGGGTCCATGTCCGTGCGCTGGGTCTTTTGAACGATGGAAGCTTGATGGGCACTGACCAACATGATGGATAAACCTGTAGGTAATTGCTGTTGAGTCTGTAAGAGCAATTAGCGTGCCGCTGCTGAAAGCCCCTGTTTACGGGGCGATTCAGCAGCGGCGGCGGTCAGAACTTGCCGCTGGGCGGCAGACGGCAACCGCCTCAGCGGTGAGCGATGTTCTCCAGCGCCAGGTTGCGGGTTCTCGGCCCGAAGTAACCGATGGTGATCATCACGATCAACATGCTGCTGACGATGAACGCCAACACCCCCGGTGTGCCGAAGTGTTCGAGAAAGATCCCGATCAGCAAGCTGCTGAACACCGTCGACAAACGACTGAACGAATAACAGAAGCCCACGGCCCGGGCGCGAATGTTGGTGGGGAACAGTTCGCTTTGGTAGGAGTGGTAGGCGAAGCTCAGCCAGGCGTTGCAGAACGTGATCATCACCCCACAGACGATCAGCCCGACCGCGCTGGTCTGTAGCGCGAACAGCGTGCCGAAGGTCATGGCGCCGAGGGCAGAGCCGACGATTTGCCACTTGTTCTCGAAACGGTTGGCGAACTTCACAAACAGCAACGGTCCGAGCGGGTAGGCGAGGGTGATGATGAAGGCGTACATCAGACTGTGGGTCACGCTTACGCCCTGGCCGGACAGCAGCGCCGGCAACCAGTTGCCGAAACCGAAAAAGCCGATGGCCTGGAATACGTGGAACACGATCAGCATCAAGGCGCGGCGGCGATAGGGTGGCTGCCAGATATCAGCGAAACGGCCCGAGCCCTGAATATCCACCGCCGCCAGTTCCGGCTCATCCAGCGGTTTGCCCTGATCCTTCACGCAGCGGGCTTCGATGCTATCGAGAATCCGGCTGGCCTCATCAAAGCGACCATGCTGCGCCAACCAGCGCGGCGATTCCGGCAGCCGTGAACGCAACCACCAGATAAACAGCGCAAACACCGCGCTCGCCAGCACCACCCAACGCCAGCCCGAGACCCCGAACGGCGCTTGCGGCACCAGCCACCAGGACATCAAGGCCACCGCCGGCACTGACAAAAACTGCACGAAAAACGCAAAGGCAAACGCTGAACTGCGCATGCGTTTGGGCACCAGTTCCGAGAGGTAGGCGTCGATGGTCACCAGCTCGATGCCCAGGCCAATACCCACCAGAAAGCGCATGCAGATAATCCCCAGCGCTGAACTTTGCACGCCCATGGCCACGGTCGCGACGGTGTACCAGATCAGCGCAAAGGTGAAGATCGCTCGCCGACCGAAGCGGTCTGCCAACGGACTGAGCAGACTCGCGCCGAGGAACAATCCGAGAAACGTCGCCGAGGCAAATGCAGCCTGATCGGAGAAGCCGAACACGCCTTGGCTACCGGTAGCAAAGATGCCATCGCGGATCAGGCCGGGGCTGATGTAGGCGGTCTGAAATAGATCGTAGAGCTCGAAAAAGCCGCCGATGGATAGCAACGCCACGAGTTTCCAGATCGTGGAAACGGCTGGCAGTCGGTCGATGCGAGCGGAAATCTGAGCGGCACGAACAGGGTCGATACCGTCTGATTGAACAGCGGCGAGGGTGTGAGCAGACATGGGCTGATCCGATTCTTGTTGAACGGGAAGCTTAGCCTGCTATCGGAAATAAATTGTTGCGAATCTTTGCGGCTTTTCGCCTGGATTCGCCGGGTTATCGCAATAACGCCTGACCTTTTAAGCGTTTATGGCGCGATCGGGATATCAAACTCCCGAAACGCATCATCTACCGGCAAATAACCCAGTACTCGCGTGGTTTCGCTGAGATCGAGGCGCTTGAAGCGGTTGTTGGAAATACCGTGGGCGATCAGGTGCTGCACGCCTTCGACTTCCACCGAACGCTGCAGCAATTGCACCGCATCGCGGGGGCTGAGCCAGGCGCTCAGGTCCCGGGCGTTGGTCAGCTCATGACGGTCCGGGAACTCGAAAGCGCCGATGCGGATGGCGATGGTCGAGAGCCCACGCTTGGCGGCATAAAACGCGCACAACGCCTCGCCATAACATTTGCTCACGCCATACAGATTGGCCGGCATTACTTGCATGCCCGGGGTGATCTGCCGGTCTACCGGATAACCTTCAATGGTTTGCGCGCTGCTGGCGAACACCAGGCGTTTACAACCGGCTGCCACGGCGGCTTCAAACAGGTAAGTGGTGGCCAGGATGTTGTTGGGCAGCAGTTCGTCGAAGGTTGCCGTGGCGTGGGGGATGCCGGCGAGGTGGACGATGACGTCGATGCCGTTCAGTACTTCGGCGATGGCCTTGGGATCGGCCATGTCCAGGCGCACAAACTGGTGGGGTGCTTCCACCGGGAAATCGGGTTCGACGCGGTCGGCCAGCACGAAGGTGTAGCGATCCTTCGATGCTTCGAAAAAGGTTTTGCCGATTCTGCCGCAGGCGCCGGTGAGCAGTACGTTGAGTCCGTTCATGAATCTCTCTTTCTATGGGAATAGGGGCTAATACCAGTCCGTTAAACCGTAAAGCGATCTGTAGCAGCTGGCGAAGCCTGCGTTCGGCTGCGCAGCAGTCGTAAAAACTGAGTGCACGGTCTTCATGAGAAAACCGCGTCGGCTGATTCACGTCTGCTTCGCAGCCGAACGCAGGCTTCGCCAGCTGCTACAAAGAGTGTGTTTCGCTGACAAGGGCGTGTGTCGGGGGTTAAGGCAAGCCGTTGCAGCCGTGTTTGAGGAATCCCGGGCGCTGTGCCAGCCGTTGGAAATATTCATCGACGGCAGGGAAGTCCGGCCGCTCCATGGGCGTCATCAGCCAGCGATTGACGGACAAACCGATGACGATGTCCGCGAGGCTGAACCGTGGCCCGGCAACATAAGCCTTGGTCGCCGCAAGCTGATGCTCAAGGATGCTCATCTTGTGGTTCCAGTCATTGATACCCACGCCAATCTGATGCGGGTCCTGAAACTCGGGGTCCTTGCGCACCAGCGCGGTGAACGCGTAGCTCCACGACCTATTGAGCTCGGTGGCCTGCCAATCCATCCACTGCTCCACCCGCGCGCGGGCGGCTGGTTCAGTGGGCAGTAACTCGTGGTTGTGATGCTTGCCGGCCAGGTAACGGCAAATCGTATTGGATTCCCACAACACCCCGGCGTCATCGATGATCACCGGCACCTGGGCGTTGGGGTTGAGACGGGTGAACTCGGGGCTGTGGGTCGAGGCAAAACCGCTGCCCCAGTCCTCACGTTCGTAGGAAACGCCCAGCTCTTCGCAGGTCCACAGGACTTTTCTGACGTTGATGGACGAAGCCTTACCGAGAATCTTCAGTGCATGTTCCATGGAGCTACTCCTTTAGCGAATCGACGCCTCGGGAATCTAACATCAAGAAGCAGGATCCGGCAGGGCCGACGCTGGCAAACCAAACGTGCGATCAAACAGCCAGTTGAAGGCGAAGGTGTAGCACGGGATGAACAGGATCAGCGCCAGATCCAGCAGGAAGGCTTGCACCAGGCTGATGTTCATCCACCAGGCGATCAACGGGATGAGAAACACTATCAAGGTTAGTTGAAAACCCACGGCATGGGCGATGCGCCGCTTGACCGTGCGGGTGCGTGACGGCTGGCGACTTTCCCAGCGTTCGAACAGCGAGGTGTAGATGAAATTCCAGGTCACGGCGATGGTGGTAATGATCACCGCCAGTGGTCCGGTGCTGCCCGGCGATGTACCGGACAGCAGCGCCAGGCCCAGGGCCGAGAAAGTCATGCCGATCACTTCGTAGAGCGACACGTAGACCAGTTTGCGTTTAACGCCTTGCATGGAGTTTTGCCTCTTTCTTGCGAACTTGAGCCAGCAGCACTGGCGAAGGCGGCGAAAGATAGCTTCAATAGGGCTGACAGAAAAAGTCAGTAGCTTTCAGTTTTATTGATAGGACGGCGGATGAGTTTCAACAGCGACAGCATTGAATTGTTTCTCGCGGTGATCGAGCGCGGCTCGTTTTCCGCTGCGGCCCGGGCGCTGGGCAAAGTGCCGTCGGCGGTGAGCATGGGCATCGGCAATCTGGAGGCCGAACTCGGTTATCCGCTGTTCGACCGCAGCCATCGCGAACCGGTGCCGACCGCCATGGCCAGTGCGCTGGTGCCCCACGCCCGGCTGATT containing:
- a CDS encoding MFS transporter; translated protein: MSAHTLAAVQSDGIDPVRAAQISARIDRLPAVSTIWKLVALLSIGGFFELYDLFQTAYISPGLIRDGIFATGSQGVFGFSDQAAFASATFLGLFLGASLLSPLADRFGRRAIFTFALIWYTVATVAMGVQSSALGIICMRFLVGIGLGIELVTIDAYLSELVPKRMRSSAFAFAFFVQFLSVPAVALMSWWLVPQAPFGVSGWRWVVLASAVFALFIWWLRSRLPESPRWLAQHGRFDEASRILDSIEARCVKDQGKPLDEPELAAVDIQGSGRFADIWQPPYRRRALMLIVFHVFQAIGFFGFGNWLPALLSGQGVSVTHSLMYAFIITLAYPLGPLLFVKFANRFENKWQIVGSALGAMTFGTLFALQTSAVGLIVCGVMITFCNAWLSFAYHSYQSELFPTNIRARAVGFCYSFSRLSTVFSSLLIGIFLEHFGTPGVLAFIVSSMLIVMITIGYFGPRTRNLALENIAHR
- a CDS encoding NAD-dependent epimerase/dehydratase family protein; translation: MNGLNVLLTGACGRIGKTFFEASKDRYTFVLADRVEPDFPVEAPHQFVRLDMADPKAIAEVLNGIDVIVHLAGIPHATATFDELLPNNILATTYLFEAAVAAGCKRLVFASSAQTIEGYPVDRQITPGMQVMPANLYGVSKCYGEALCAFYAAKRGLSTIAIRIGAFEFPDRHELTNARDLSAWLSPRDAVQLLQRSVEVEGVQHLIAHGISNNRFKRLDLSETTRVLGYLPVDDAFREFDIPIAP
- a CDS encoding glutathione S-transferase family protein — its product is MEHALKILGKASSINVRKVLWTCEELGVSYEREDWGSGFASTHSPEFTRLNPNAQVPVIIDDAGVLWESNTICRYLAGKHHNHELLPTEPAARARVEQWMDWQATELNRSWSYAFTALVRKDPEFQDPHQIGVGINDWNHKMSILEHQLAATKAYVAGPRFSLADIVIGLSVNRWLMTPMERPDFPAVDEYFQRLAQRPGFLKHGCNGLP
- a CDS encoding PACE efflux transporter; protein product: MQGVKRKLVYVSLYEVIGMTFSALGLALLSGTSPGSTGPLAVIITTIAVTWNFIYTSLFERWESRQPSRTRTVKRRIAHAVGFQLTLIVFLIPLIAWWMNISLVQAFLLDLALILFIPCYTFAFNWLFDRTFGLPASALPDPAS